In Leishmania braziliensis MHOM/BR/75/M2904 complete genome, chromosome 31, one genomic interval encodes:
- a CDS encoding putative aldehyde reductase: MATPRVVRLPDGTTAPALGQGVWMMGDNPAKRAVELAALRAGVAAGMTLIDTAEMYGNGRSERLVAEAIKETPRESLFVVSKVLPQNASRANIFRCCDASLQNIGTDYLDLYLLHWRGAVPLSETVTCLEELVKSGKIRRWGVSNFDVNDMEELWRVPGGDKCAVNQVLYHLGSRGIEYDLIPWLTAHNVPVMAYCPIAQAGELKAELYKSAVVQSVAARHSATVAQVLLAFVLRSGHVIAIPRSSNPAHTKENAEAGGIELTEEDMVELNAAFPAPKCKTPLDIV, translated from the coding sequence ATGGCGACTCCACGTGTGGTGCGCCTGCCCGATGGCACAACAGCTCCAGCGCTAGGACAGGGTGTGTGGATGATGGGTGACAACCCTGCGAAGCGCGCAGTcgagctggcggcgctgcgagcCGGTGTGGCAGCGGGCATGACGCTTATCGATACCGCAGAGATGTACGGCAACGGCCGCTCCGAGCGACTCGTGGCGGAGGCCATCAAAGAGACGCCGCGCGAGTCGCTCTTCGTGGTCTCGAAGGTGCTGCCACAGAATGCGTCCCGGGCGAACATCTTTCGGTGCTGCGATGCCTCCCTCCAGAACATCGGGACGGACTACCTGGACCTATACCTTCTGCACTGGCGCGGTGCTGTGCCGCTCTCCGAGACGGTGACGTGCCTGGAGGAGCTCGTCAAGAGCGGGAAGATCCGCCGCTGGGGTGTGTCGAACTTCGATGTCAACGATATGGAGGAGTTGTGGCGCGTCCCTGGCGGAGACAAGTGTGCCGTCAACCAGGTGCTGTACCACCTCGGCTCCCGTGGCATCGAGTACGACCTTATTCCGTGGCTAACGGCGCACAACGTGCCAGTGATGGCCTACTGCCCCATCGCCCAGGCTGGCGAGCTCAAGGCGGAGCTGTACAAGAGCGCAGTCGTGCAGAGCGTCGCAGCTcgccacagcgccaccgtcgcccaAGTGCTACTCGCCTTTGTGCTACGCAGCGGGCACGTTATCGCGATCCCCCGCTCCAGCAACCCGGCGCACACAAAGGAGAATGCAGAGGCAGGCGGTATTGAATTGACAGAGGAGGACATGGTGGAGCTGAACGCAGCGTTTCCCGCGCCCAAGTGCAAGACGCCTCTCGACATTGTGTGA
- a CDS encoding putative nucleoporin (NUP54/57), translating into MFGATAPSTVIGAPAAGFGKAPATFGTTTLTGTNTTAPTDGGFGSKTGTSTTPGFGTAFAAPMTSAAPVFSATPAGGAAGFGSGSASGTTAPGGAAGVGTCGFGAGGGFGAKSGGGFGTHATSGFGAPATAGIGFGSGAAAPAATGGWGMQQPNPTMQPQAPQQQQATVHLLQPTVTLQDFTRQSALASYLVKLDESYNALHPNCHFRAFVYNTCGAGQAMDAIQKERYTAYLNGGGCSDEAYMQALQKSPDPGRLYPSPIHFSQELRRRTEKQREAVKVLQRKAAELLQDVDTVAGMDAANVRRQREVEQQEVMLLHRWYSLLCKMELLRRHGSSYGEESLLNSRVEQLRQLLRAPGRYSQLLGELRPFLTEEASRVAMVAQQSANKSEARQQQPGFIGAAPAVWRSADGQPLLRSEVDPYMMRDWIQFTKQMQDGIEALDELLKTDLKEMQAIRSRVEAS; encoded by the coding sequence ATGTTTGGTGCCACGGCACCTTCGACAGTCATCGGGGCCCCAGCCGCGGGCTTCGGTAAGGCGCCGGCGACGTttggcaccaccaccttaACCGGCACGAACACAACGGCACCCACTGACGGCGGCTTCGGCTCTAAGACAGGCACCTCGACCACGCCAGGCTTTGGCACCGCGTTTGCTGCCCCGATGACCAGCGCCGCTCCTGTGTTTAGCGCCACACCAGCTGGGGGGGCGGCTGGCTTTGGTAGTGGCTCTGCATCAGGGACCACTGCCCCTGGTGGAGCTGCCGGTGTCGGCACGTGCGGCTTtggagctggcggcggtTTTGGGGCGAAGTCAGGAGGGGGTTTTGGCACCCACGCCACCTCTGGCTTCGGAGCGCCCGCAACGGCGGGCATCGGCTTTGGCtcaggggcagcagcaccggcagcgacTGGCGGTTGGGGCATGCAGCAGCCCAACCCCACCATGCAGCCCCAGGCACcccaacagcagcaagcgactgtgcacctgctgcagccgaCCGTCACGCTGCAGGACTTCACGCGGCAGAGCGCCCTCGCCAGCTATCTCGTCAAGCTGGACGAGTCCTACAACGCACTACACCCCAACTGCCACTTCAGGGCCTTTGTGTACAACACGTGCGGGGCGGGGCAGGCCATGGACGCGATTCAGAAGGAGCGCTACACAGCCTACCTTAACGGCGGTGGATGCAGTGATGAGGCCTACATGCAAGCTCTCCAAAAGAGCCCCGACCCCGGCCGCCtctacccctcccccatccacTTCTCCCAGGAGCTCCGGCGGCGAACTGAGAAGCAGCGGGAGGCggtgaaggtgctgcagaggAAGGCGGCGGAGCTCCTGCAGGATGTCGACACGGTGGCGGGCATGGACGCCGCAAacgtgcggcggcagcgcgaggtggagcagcaggaagTGATGCTGCTCCACCGATGGTACTCGCTTCTATGCAAAATGGAGCTGCTTCGTCGCCACGGCAGCTCATACGGCGAGGAAAGCTTGCTGAACAGCCGCgtcgagcagctccgccagctaTTGCGAGCGCCTGGTCGCTACAGTCAGTTGTTGGGTGAGCTGCGGCCGTTCCTGACGGAGGAGGCATCGCGTGTGGCAATGGTCGCCCAGCAGTCGGCAAACAAGTCGGAAGCGCGTCAACAGCAGCCTGGCTTCATCGGTGCCGCGCCGGCAGTGTGGCGAAGCGCAGACGGTcagccactgctgcgctccGAGGTGGATCCGTACATGATGAGGGACTGGATCCAGTTTACCAAGCAGATGCAGGACGGGATTGAGGCACTGGATGAGTTGCTCAAGACAGACCTAAAGGAGATGCAAGCGATCCGCAGTCGTGTGGAAGCTTCTTAG
- a CDS encoding putative protein kinase: protein MEAAPVAAAQQPPQAQKRPREESDASPQEGSNDSVPATFSNEHSLTTPVVGAELVVDVDQSETNAQASAVDAPRSRSRGLPAVGPGPISPVAASRSGTEGASSCQAAAVVATLGSSSSAFADARRFKQPTLAAYGMVSDTIALKKEISDRDSHIEELNREVEGLRAEVGRRDDQIHFMDGQCRQYQKKLEHFQSVMRQEMLSAAQKDRSEARRVLYQKHFELGQTATWHSNGQTVWMEGDRVRTLFLTLASLTQKREEAEALKKAAQSSVKHLARQEREREDSGAGADLQDALMAAQMEYQLRTSEHAALTNSIADVKLKQAEVEHEKKAFVKEMRRVNDEDTSEFLAIPTIGEGDRYVLMHLLGKGGFSEVWKAFDLVEGRYVACKIHHIQREWPTQTRTHYLRHAQRELDIMRALDHPHLTHLYDVFPRGDNMFISVMEYSNGMDLDTYLKRYRTFKEADARLIFLQVVDVLRYLASLESPIIHYDLKPANILLHRDDPTILDIKITDFGLSKIIGATREGPSDNPSIELTSQGTGTYWYLPPECFETASTPRISNKVDIWSAGVIFYQMLFGRRPFAEGESQRRIWQEKLIIQSARTLDFPDAPKVSEEAKDVIRACLAFNEHERCDVFQLSQDPYLFRTSRRSTHKAKSAALPGGGNSCSPLMPPVADATPAS from the coding sequence ATGGAagctgcacccgtggcggcggcgcagcaacCACCGCAGGCCCAAAAGCGGCCCCGCGAGGAAAGCGATGCTTCTCCACAGGAGggcagcaacgacagcgtGCCCGCCACCTTCTCAAACGAGCACTCCCTCACGACGCCAGTTGTGGGCGCGGAGCTTGTTGTGGACGTGGATCAGTCAGAGACGAACGCACAGGCGTCGGCCGTAGATGCCCCGCGTTCACGATCGCGTGGGCTACCCGCCGTAGGGCCAGGTCCCATCTCACCTGTCGCGGCCTCTCGCAGCGGTACTGAgggcgccagcagctgccaGGCGGCTGCAGTGGTCGCAACGCTGGGGTCGTCCTCTTCGGCCTTTGCGGACGCGCGCCGCTTCAAGCAGCCCACCCTTGCGGCCTACGGCATGGTCAGCGACACGATAGCGCTCAAGAAGGAGATTAGCGACCGCGACAGCCACATTGAGGAGTTGAAccgcgaggtggaggggcTGCGTGCGGAGGTGGGGCGGCGCGATGACCAGATACACTTCATGGACGGTCAATGCCGGCAGTACCAGAAGAAGCTGGAGCACTTCCAGTCCGTCATGCGGCAGGAGATGCTGAGCGCTGCTCAGAAGGATCGTTCAGAGGCTCGACGCGTCCTCTACCAGAAGCACTTCGAGCTCGGCCAAACGGCGACGTGGCACAGCAATGGCCAGACGGTATGGATGGAGGGCGATCGGGTGCGCACACTCTTTCTGACGCTGGCGAGCCTCACCCAAAAACGCGAGGAAGCCGAGGCGCTcaagaaggcggcgcagagCAGCGTGAAGCATCTCGCCCGGCAGGAGCGGGAGCGGGAGGACTCgggcgccggcgccgaccTGCAGGACGCGCTGATGGCTGCCCAGATGGAGTATCAGCTGCGCACCTCTGAGCACGCCGCGCTGACGAACAGCATCGCTGACGTCAAGCTGAAgcaggcggaggtggagcaCGAAAAGAAGGCATTCGTAAAGGAGATGCGACGGGTGAATGACGAGGACACGTCCGAGTTCTTGGCTATCCCCACCATCGGCGAGGGAGACCGCTACGTCCTCATGCATCTACTAGGCAAGGGCGGCTTCTCTGAAGTGTGGAAGGCGTTCGACCTCGTCGAAGGGCGCTATGTAGCGTGTAAGATTCACCACATCCAGCGCGAGTGGCCTACCCAGACGCGCACTCACTACCTGCGCCATGCGCAGCGGGAGCTCGACATTATGCGCGCGCTCGATCACCCGCACCTGACACACCTGTACGACGTCTTCCCCCGCGGCGACAACATGTTCATTTCTGTGATGGAGTACAGCAACGGCATGGACCTCGACACCTACCTGAAGCGCTACCGCACCTTCAAGGAGGCCGACGCGCGACTCATCTTTCTCCAAGTCGTGGACGTACTGCGCTACCTCGCCTCCCTGGAGAGCCCCATCATCCACTACGACCTTAAGCCGGCCAACAtactgctgcaccgcgacGACCCGACCATCCTCGACATCAAGATTACCGACTTTGGGCTCTCCAAGATCATCGGCGCCACACGCGAAGGCCCTAGTGACAACCCGTCCATCGAGCTCACCTCGCAGGGCACCGGCACCTACTGGTACCTGCCGCCCGAGTGCTTCGAAACCGCTTCGACGCCGCGCATCAGCAACAAAGTGGACATCTGGTCCGCCGGTGTTATTTTCTACCAAATGCTCTTCGGCAGGCGACCGTTTGCCGAGGGCGagtcgcagcgccgcatATGGCAGGAGAAGCTCATCATTCAATCAGCGCGTACGCTCGACTTTCCAGACGCGCCCAAGGTGagtgaggaggcgaaggacgTCATCCGCGCCTGCCTCGCCTTCAACGAGCACGAGCGATGCGACGTGTTTCAGCTGAGTCAGGACCCCTACCTCTTTCGAACGAGCCGCCGCTCCACTCACAAGGCAAAGAGCGCCGCTCTCCCTGGCGGCGGAAACTCGTGTTCGCCGCTGATGCCGCCCGTCGCCGACGCAACACCGGCATCATAG
- a CDS encoding ribosomal protein l7/l12-like protein — MRQRVLARVVTRLSGGAAALFTSHRTIINGVASSRIPRGMVPLGVQCSEDVLEALAEAYVSMDMATMAAFHKKTMAEMLRASGGGTQPTEMNYEERLLQAMGGGDGAAATPAPAAAVAPCAAASDAVAAESVASMAKKAPEKMAFDVTLKKFPAENKIKLIKELRSVCGLSIPEAKAAIEKSPGVIACQVQKADAEKLKDGMVKLGAEVELM, encoded by the coding sequence ATGCGACAGCGAGTCCTTGCTCGGGTAGTAACACGACTGTCGGggggcgccgccgccctcttcACCTCGCACCGAACCATCATCAACGGCGTGGCGAGTAGCCGCATTCCGCGTGGTATGGTGCCGCTGGGTGTGCAGTGCAGCGAAGACGTGCTAGAGGCACTGGCCGAGGCCTACGTGAGCATGGATATGGCCACCATGGCAGCCTTTCACAAGAAGACAATGGCAGAGATGTTGCGCGCCAGTGGCGGTGGGACCCAACCCACCGAGATGAACTACGAGGAGCGCTTGTTGCAAGCTatgggcggtggtgatggcgccgccgccacgcctgcaccagcggctgccgtggctccttgtgctgctgccagcgaCGCTGTGGCTGCAGAGAGTGTCGCTTCAATGGCCAAGAAGGCGCCTGAAAAAATGGCCTTTGACGTCACCCTCAAGAAGTTCCCGGCTGAGAACAAGATCAAGCTGATCAAGGAGCTgcgctctgtgtgtgggctcTCCATTCCGGAAGCGAAGGCGGCGATCGAGAAATCCCCAGGTGTGATCGCCTGCCAGGTGCAGAAGGCCGACGCAGAGAAGCTCAAGGACGGTATGGTGAAGCTAGGggccgaggtggagctgATGTGA